The segment ATACTGGCTTACACTGATCATGATGGCAGATCttctcttttttatatattaaaaggaTCAAAATCTAATGATATTGATTGTGGGCTTGTAAATTTATAGAAGAATATGGGAAATGAATTTCAGAAGAATCAGATTTGTAGATTCATGTCCTGAGCTGTTGCTTGTGCTCTTCTGCTTGAAAATTTACTTTCATTACATGTGGTCCTGGTTACAAAGTTTTTACTTGAAATAGTCCATTTCGTTACATGTTAGGTTGTCATAGATGAAAAATTGGCTTATTTATTACCATGTTATTGGACTGCATTAAAGAAAGAGTCGGCAAATTTAGCATCAGATAATATGTGAAGACTTAACTCATTCATTCTTTCGACTGGAAATTGCCTGAAGGAGAGACATTAGACCTTACAGAAAAGTTTGGTAttttattgaagaagaaaataccTCTGGTGGCTATACCTACTCCAAGATTATCCAATCCAACACTGTATGAGTAAGATAAAAATGTGTTTGTAGAGTGTCATGTTCTGTGTGATGAAATTAAGAATATTAAACTTACAATTCAGTGTGCCTGAATTACCTCTACTTCAGTAGGTCTATTCCAGAGTCTTGGCAACATACAGGCATGAAGCTCCTGTTTGTAAGATAAAAATAAGCCCCAATTTCATTCTGTAAATTCAAAACCTTATGAAAGGCCTGAGCTCTGTTACAGTCATAGTCAGTGATAATTATTTACTTAGTGGTCATATAACGCGTAAAAATATCACATcctaaaaaacaattttttttctttaaacctTAAGTCATACACATCAGTTCTGCTTTGAAGCTGAAGCACCAGTAAAGTTGGGCAGGTATGTTCTTATTCATCTTGTGGTTCTGCACACTTTCAATAGTCAGTTTTTGTCTTGTCcaacatatttttattctttaggatattttatttttatatatggtATTGAAGGATTGAGTTTTTCTTGGCAAAAAGGGCCCTTATGTATGTTATGTCAATTGTGACATGTGCATTTTCTACTATATAGGACAAGTCACTTTCTTTTGATGTGATATTCGTTGGTCCCTTCTGTAGGGAAACGAAGGATAACACAAGGATATTCATAGTCCAAATAATGgggataaaatggaaaaataataacatcaaGAATTTTATGTGGGAATCTTTGAACAAGGAAAAAATTACAGGCCAAGAAGAGCAACTGATATCACTAGTTAAACTGATGTAGAAGTCTCTATTTGTAGGataaaatgtccattttttcCACCTTATTTGTCTGATTTTGACttgatatgaaatttaagaaCCAAACGAACTGGTGTCCTTACAGATATAAGTATTAGAAGTGCTGAAAGTGTCTTAATACTAAATATGGAACCTTTAAAGGAACTTTTTCTAGCAGCTTTCACTCTTTCAATTGTATTCCTTACAATTCTGTGGTACAAATTGGCATCACACGAGGAAGAATTGAGGTTGCCACCAGGACCTCGTGGTCTTCCGATTGTGGGATTCTTACCATTTCTCCCGACCAATTTGCATCACCAGCTCACGAAGTTGTCGCAACAATATGGTCCAATTTACAAGTTTTGGCTAGGAAGCAAACTATGTGTTGTGTTGAATGCACCATCCTTAGCCAAAGAAGTTGTTCGTGATCAAGATTCCGTTTTTGCTAACCGTGACCCTCCAATTGCAGGATTAGTAGGTACTTATGGTGGACTAGATATTGGATTTTCCCCTTGTGGCTCCTACTGGCGTGAGATGCGCAAACTGTTCGTATAGGAGATGCTAATCAACAGGAACCTTGAGGCCTGTTATAGCCTTCGGAGACACGAGGTCAGAAAGACAATCAGAAATGTGCGTACCAAGATTGGTAACCCTGTTGACATTGGTGAATTGGCCTTTCTAACTGAAATGAATGTAGTCATTAGTATTATCTTTGGCAGCAAATTTGTCGAGGAGATGGAGAAGCGTAGTAAAGATGGAACTGAATTCAGGGAATTGGTGGTGAAATATGGTCAAGTGATGGGAAAGCCTAACATATCAGACTTCTTCCCTGTGCTTGCCAGGTTTGACTTACAAGGAATACAGAAAGTGATGGGAAAGCCTAACATATCAGACTTCCACCCTGCCATAAGTGAATGTGTCAAGATGCTTTCGGACCGACGAGAGGGTGAAATCCAGAGGAATGAGAAGAAACATCTTATACAGATCCTGTTAGAGCTAATGGAACAGAAAGACATTGGTATATCACAGGACTTAGTGAAAATTAAGGCCATCTTGGTGGTAAGTTATATCGTTCCTTTATCTTTTCTATATTGATTTATCAGTCCTACAAACTTTTTAAGCCTATTTTAGCTAATTATGTGATTTGAACATCTAAGTTAAGAACTCAAATCCTTTCTCCAATCACATATTGCTCACGTATTCAAGCGGTGGAAGCAGTCACTAATGTTTGCATTAGGATAGATTGTCTACATTAAACCCCTTTTTATGGTGCGGCCCTGCTAATGCAGGATACTTTATGCACTAATCTGTCCTGTTATTTATAGTCTTGTAAATATATACATACTCCTACTAAACATGAATgtccccacacacacacaccggGGCGGAACCACAAGAAGTTACAGGTTCGGCAGAACTAGTAGCTTTGACCTGAACTATGTACTTATAGTAAGAAATTCACTTAATATGTGTAAATAATTTATCCAGAactcaataaataaaaagagttgTGTTTCAGAACTCATAGACTTAAAATTCTGGATCCACCTCTGCCTACAGGTAGAACCAAGCATTACAAAATTCCTGCTACAAGTAATTTCATTTCCCCTGTCTTCATATATGTTTCTGCATTGTAGGACATTGCGATTGGTGGGACTGACACTACAATCACGATGGTTGAGTGGGTAATGTCTGAGCTTCTGAATAATCCGGAGATAATGTCAAAGGTGCAGCAGGAATTGAAACATGTTGTAGGGATGAATAACATTGTTGAGGAATCCCATTTACCAAATCTGCATTATCTTGATGCTGTTTTAAAGGAGACGTTACGTTTACACCCTGCATTACCATTTCTTCTCCCAAAGCGCCCGAGCCAATCTGCAATAGTAGGTGGATACAAAATACCAGAAGGAACTAAAGTATTCTTGAATGTTTATGCAATTCATAGGGATCCTCAAGTGTGGGAAAGTCCACTAGAGTTCCAACCTGAAAGGTTCTTGAGTCCCTCGACAAATTTAGACTATGCTGGAAATAATATGAAGTACCTTCCATTTGGATCAGGGAGAAGAATTTGTGCTGGAATTCCTTTAGCAGAGAAAATGCTTATGTTTATATTTGCTTCATTGCTTCATTCCTTTCACTGGAAACTCCCTGAGGGAGAAAACGTTGATATTTTGGAGGAATTTGGACTCACCCTCAAGAAAAGTGAGAGGCGAGTTGAAGCTATATCAGTAAAACCAAGAAACTGTAAGGACCTTGACACGATTTTTCCCACAGGTTTTAGTATTTATAATATCAGAGTACGTATAATGATGTTGGTTGGTCACTTTCTTTCACTTGTTCGAAGTTCAAACCAGTTGTTGTCACTACTGCATTATTGCTGAGGTCTGAGGAGACGAGGTTGCATTTACCCGTTTTTATCTTCTGGACTTCTCAAAAATGTCAGCTTGGTGCATGTCAGATCCTGAGGATCCAATACGGGTATGACAACATTCATTAGTTTGTTGTAAATAATGAGTGCGGGTAAAACCGGACTTATCCTTATTTTTAGGAAGGATAAAACCGGACTTATCCTTATTTTTAGGAAGGATGACTAATAGTCTGTTTAGTCAAGCTTCCAGaatctatttattttgaaaagtatttttttgttAGAAGTGCTCACTGAatgaagtttttaattttttttgaaatatagcAGTTTGTCAATATCATTGATTTGTGTTTGATCAAGATTTCTGTCAACTTATGCTACTACTCAAAAACACTTATTTTTATCCTAAAAGCTTGGTCAGACAACTCAACTCTCTGAATAAGCACTTTTGGCTTCACCAAAGCTTGGTCAAACAGATTATCAATCCAATAGATAcgaaaaactttaatttttgtttctccaaaagaaatgaaagaaaaagataaaaagggttgtttttGGAAATTTGTGAAACATCAAATTGAAACAACAGTTGTTTTACTGTTTTTGCTTTGAAGTTTGAAGCATCAGTAAGGTTGGGGAGgtaaattcatattcatattctgaTTTTTCAGAGTCACTTTTCTCTTATccaatatattttattcttcaggatttgtttttttaatatatatatggtGTTAGAATATTGAATTTCCTTGGCAAAAATATCTCTTATGGTATGTTAtgtcatatatatgatattggtAGGTCCCTTCTAACTTCTAAGGTGTTCAAATATGACCAAAGAAACCTTTCCTTTTCCCCAGTTCAAATTCAAACCAATTTTGGTCACTGCTCCATTATTGATGAGTTGTCT is part of the Solanum pennellii chromosome 8, SPENNV200 genome and harbors:
- the LOC114073949 gene encoding cytochrome P450 71D7-like gives rise to the protein MEPLKELFLAAFTLSIVFLTILWYKLASHEEELRLPPGPRGLPIVGFLPFLPTNLHHQLTKLSQQYGPIYKFWLGSKLCVVLNAPSLAKEVVRDQDSVFANRDPPIAGLVGTYGGLDIGFSPCGSYWREMRKLFV
- the LOC107028399 gene encoding geraniol 8-hydroxylase-like isoform X1, which codes for MLINRNLEACYSLRRHEVRKTIRNVRTKIGNPVDIGELAFLTEMNVVISIIFGSKFVEEMEKRSKDGTEFRELVVKYGQVMGKPNISDFFPVLARFDLQGIQKVMGKPNISDFHPAISECVKMLSDRREGEIQRNEKKHLIQILLELMEQKDIGISQDLVKIKAILVDIAIGGTDTTITMVEWVMSELLNNPEIMSKVQQELKHVVGMNNIVEESHLPNLHYLDAVLKETLRLHPALPFLLPKRPSQSAIVGGYKIPEGTKVFLNVYAIHRDPQVWESPLEFQPERFLSPSTNLDYAGNNMKYLPFGSGRRICAGIPLAEKMLMFIFASLLHSFHWKLPEGENVDILEEFGLTLKKSERRVEAISVKPRNCKDLDTIFPTGFSIYNIRVRIMMLVGHFLSLVRSSNQLLSLLHYC
- the LOC107028399 gene encoding flavonoid 3',5'-hydroxylase-like isoform X2, whose protein sequence is MEKRSKDGTEFRELVVKYGQVMGKPNISDFFPVLARFDLQGIQKVMGKPNISDFHPAISECVKMLSDRREGEIQRNEKKHLIQILLELMEQKDIGISQDLVKIKAILVDIAIGGTDTTITMVEWVMSELLNNPEIMSKVQQELKHVVGMNNIVEESHLPNLHYLDAVLKETLRLHPALPFLLPKRPSQSAIVGGYKIPEGTKVFLNVYAIHRDPQVWESPLEFQPERFLSPSTNLDYAGNNMKYLPFGSGRRICAGIPLAEKMLMFIFASLLHSFHWKLPEGENVDILEEFGLTLKKSERRVEAISVKPRNCKDLDTIFPTGFSIYNIRVRIMMLVGHFLSLVRSSNQLLSLLHYC